From a region of the Daphnia pulicaria isolate SC F1-1A chromosome 1, SC_F0-13Bv2, whole genome shotgun sequence genome:
- the LOC124341252 gene encoding facilitated trehalose transporter Tret1-2 homolog: MAAINKAFVPDDDFKETSSRRRQDRPTPNNKGTVCHVDIDGIDDSRAPKLSQILATLPALLGAFVLGTYLGWASPVMPQFKLTNSSTTTGGNNGQDENVWHLLLDEDQMSWVGSLINVGAVVGCLCGGYLMDRFGRKVILAVVFLLYIVGYLLITLAVDPSMLYVGRIVGGLAGGICCVVAPSYIGETTTISMRGALGMLFSAMMSAGILATSLLGWLDWRWISAICTIFPVVVLVGVIFVPDSPYFLVKQGRLDEAEGSLLWLRGNNHNYVKAELSRIEALVAEDAAQDFKFSDIIRPGVYKPVLIGIGLMVIQQLSGINAALFNSVDIFRLSGSSLDGLVSAVILNFVLLIAALSSSVLVERLGRKMLFLLSESLTCLSVVALGGYFYVLENDPATAQRFGWVPLTLLITFIAVFAAGVGPLPWLVAGEVMPAKFKGPGSSIVAFTNWITSFIVTKVFIDMQRSLTNAGTFWVFGSLCFVGILFGIFILPETKGKTPEQIQALFATNVSEPPKSGVNINSTTTSSVDQPSHF; this comes from the exons ATGGCGGCGATCAATAAGGCTTTCGTCCCTGATGATGACTTCAAAGAAACCagcagtcgtcgtcgtcaggaTCGTCCTACCCCGAATAACAAGGGCACAGTTTGTCACGTAGACATCGACGGGATCGATGACTCCCGGGCGCCCAAGTTATCTCAGATTTTGGCCACTTTGCCAG cGCTATTGGGGGCCTTCGTCCTGGGCACATATCTCGGCTGGGCCAGTCCTGTTATGCCCCaattcaaattgaccaacTCGAGCACAACGACCGGCGGTAATAACGGACAAGACGAAAATGTGTGGCACTTGTTGCTGGACGAAGATCAAATGTCGTGGGTGGGATCGCTGATTAACGTCGGGGCCGTTGTCGGATGCCTTTGCGGTGGTTACCTCATGGACCGATTTGGTCGAAAGGTCATCCTGGCCGTCGTCTTTTTGCTATACATCGTCGGCTACCTTCTCATCACCTTGGCAGTGGATCCAA GTATGCTCTATGTCGGGCGGATTGTCGGCGGATTAGCCGGAGGCATCTGCTGCGTCGTCGCCCCGAGTTACATTG GTGAAACAACGACCATCTCGATGCGCGGAGCTCTGGGTATGCTCTTTTCAGCCATGATGTCCGCCGGGATTTTGGCTACAAGCCTTCTAGGATGGCTG gatTGGCGCTGGATTTCGGCCATCTGTACCATTTTCCCCGTTGTGGTTCTCGTCGGAGTCATTTTCGTGCCGGATTCGCCATACTTTTTGGTCAAACAAG GTCGGCTGGACGAAGCTGAAGGTTCGCTGCTCTGGTTGCGAGGCAATAATCACAATTACGTCAAGGCCGAACTGAGCCGAATTGAGGCTCTGGTTGCGGAGGATGCGGCtcaagattttaaattttcagacATTATCCGGCCGGGAGTTTACAAGCCGGTACTCATCGGAATTGGACTGATGGTCATCCAGCAGCTGTCGGGCATCAACGCAGCACTTTTCAATTCGGTGGATATTTTCCGCCTGTCCGGATCCAGCCTCGATGGACTCGTCAGTGCCGTTATCCTCAACTTTGTTCTG TTGATAGCGGCTCTATCGTCGTCCGTTCTGGTGGAGCGACTGGGCCGGAAGATGTTGTTTTTACTGTCGGAAAGTTTGACTTGCTTGTCCGTCGTGGCGCTGGGCGGCTACTTTTACGTTCTGGAGAACGACCCGGCCACTGCGCAGCGGTTCGGTTGGGTCCCGTTGACGTTGCTCATCACTTTCATCGCCGTATTCGCTGCCGGAGTGGGTCCGCTTCCTTGGCTCGTGGCAGGTGAGGTCATGCCAGCCAAGTTTAAAGGTCCCGGCAGCAGTATTGTAGCCTTCACTAACTGGATCACGTCGTTCATTGTCACCAAAGTCTTCATTGACATGCAACGAAGCCTCACCAATGCCGGGACATTTTGGGTCTTTGGAAGTTTGTGTTTCGTTGGCATCTTGTTCGGCATTTTCATCCTGCCCGAAACAAAAGGCAAAACTCCGGAACAGATCCAGGCTCTATTCGCCACCAACGTGTCTGAGCCACCAAAGTCTGGCGTCAACATCAattcgacgacgacgtcatCGGTAGACCAGCCATCCCATTTCTGA
- the LOC124341287 gene encoding solute carrier family 2, facilitated glucose transporter member 8-like codes for MATVNEGFVADEDGIQEKSHESKNQPISKALEILSGDIDYSAARKAPLFIATIAASWGAFILGSCLGWSSPVQPQLQHIPNATVPPHITNEESVWYIKLDDTEMSLVGSFVNLGALLGALTGGFLMDTFGRKMVLIFLSLPFVLGWLLIAVAVHPSMLYIGRILGGAAGGIASVVAPSYVSEISIPSMRGLLGFSFQLMVVLGILVVSLFGLGLDWRYISAIEAVFPVILLLSMIYIPESPYYLTKKAKSTEARNSLKWLRGPEYDMEPELSQMETRVRIELAQRSRFSDLWSGWAWKSVLVAIGLMVFQQLSGINAALFNAVAIFESAGSELDTLVAAVLLNVDQVLFCFISSLLVERLGRRTLFLMSEIGMCISMFALGAFFFVKEECIKTLESTPGSDCEQQVTALGWLPLTSLILFIATFAIGAGPMPWLMVSEILPAKVKAPGSSAAAFTNWFLAFIVTLTFVDIQNAIGSSGAFWMFGCFCILGILFTIFLLPETKGKSPEQIQAFFGIHPPVNTSVND; via the exons ATGGCTACTGTCAATGAAGGATTCGTCGCAGACGAAGATGGAATTCAGGAGAAAAGCCACGAGTCTAAAAATCAACCAATCTCGAAAGCGCTCGAAATCCTTAGCGGCGATATCGACTACTCTGCAGCTCGTAAGGCGCCCTTATTCATAGCGACGATTGCGG CTTCTTGGGGTGCATTTATTCTTGGAAGTTGTCTTGGATGGTCCTCACCAGTTCAGCCTCAACTTCAACATATTCCCAACGCCACGGTGCCTCCACACATCACAAATGAGGAGAGCGTTTGGTACATTAAACTAGATGACACTGAAATGTCATTAGTCGGTTCGTTTGTCAATTTGGGAGCTTTACTGGGAGCCCTCACCGGTGGCTTTTTGATGGATACATTTGGACGGAAAATGGTGCTCATCTTCTTGTCATTACCTTTCGTTCTCGGATGGCTCCTCATTGCTGTCGCCGTTCATCCGA GTATGTTATACATTGGTCGAATTTTGGGTGGAGCAGCTGGAGGCATCGCTTCTGTGGTGGCACCAAGCTACGTCT ccGAGATTTCTATTCCTTCAATGCGAGGCCTTCTAGGATTCTCTTTCCAGCTCATGGTAGTCCTTGGCATCTTAGTCGTCAGTTTGTTTGGTCTGGGACTCGACTGGCGATATATCTCGGCCATTGAGGCTGTCTTTCCCGTTATCTTGCTTCTCTCCATGATTTACATTCCAGAGTCGCCTTATTACTTGACCAAGAAAG CAAAATCAACTGAAGCGCGGAACTCTTTGAAATGGCTGCGAGGACCCGAATACGATATGGAACCCGAATTGTCGCAGATGGAAACCCGCGTTCGAATTGAATTGGCTCAAAGGAGCCGCTTTTCCGACCTGTGGAGTGGCTGGGCTTGGAAGTCCGTCTTGGTTGCCATCGGCTTGATGGTTTTCCAGCAACTTTCCGGCATCAACGCAGCCCTCTTCAACGCTGTGGCCATTTTCGAATCGGCTGGCTCCGAGCTCGATACTTTGGTCGCCGCCGTTCTACTCAACGTCGATCAG GtgctattttgttttatttcttcgcTGCTGGTGGAGCGCCTGGGTCGCAGGACTCTTTTCTTAATGTCCGAGATCGGCATGTGCATCTCAATGTTTGCGCTGGGCGCGTTTTTCTTCGTCAAAGAGGAATGCATAAAGACGTTGGAAAGCACGCCGGGCTCCGATTGTGAGCAACAGGTGACTGCACTCGGCTGGCTACCGCTGACATCTCTGATCCTCTTCATTGCCACTTTCGCCATTGGCGCGGGACCGATGCCCTGGTTGATGGTGAGCGAAATTCTGCCGGCCAAAGTCAAAGCACCTGGCAGTTCGGCCGCCGCCTTCACCAATTGGTTTTTGGCTTTTATCGTCACGCTGACTTTTGTCGACATTCAAAACGCCATCGGCAGTTCCGGCGCTTTCTGGATGTTTGGCTGTTTCTGCATCCTCGGCATCTTGTTCACCATCTTCCTCCTTCCGGAAACCAAAGGCAAATCACCCGAACAAATTCAAGCTTTCTTCGGCATCCACCCTCCTGTTAATACTTCCGTCAACGATTAA
- the LOC124341745 gene encoding vitamin D3 receptor-like → MNLTKSSAASSRDDVSHTTIPKTSKICGVCGDVARCYHFGGLCCASCKAFFRRAVVNDRYKQYRCVYGGSCRIDIISRKHCSHCRLKQCLAIGMDKKWFMSDEMRAELKLKSIKKLRNNQEQLMILTQKICRQLGPPERPTTSPCLMLNPDQAKEIHVLVNLCRRSYQVNEYPKQYQSSDCHSPCGHTAVIFSNVILRVFHFLQSVPQLQHLKTSSQMSLLKQRGMESLIVMSALSFDPIGRVWSNTTNYKVLLNEPYPIHVCEKDFERLHGHSVMRKHFDTISSLLLSLNADEQIVVLLSLVAFFTIDDHQNGNSEEAAQILAIQEHFIELLKRYVHWKMGPEISENAFTRFILKLSDVREVHNLHKVAQLRLTSDEIQQLEHQLGGLVLLKGDSQH, encoded by the exons ATGAATTTGACTAAGTCGTCGGCGGCAAGTAGCCGAGATGATGTTAGTCATACCACGATCCCGAAAACATCTAAAATCTGCGGAGTTTGCGGCGATGTCGCCCGCTGCTATCATTTCGGTGGCCTGTGCTGCGCAAGCTGCAAAGCCTTCTTCCGCCGGGCTGTCGTCAACGACCGTTACAAACAG TATCGCTGCGTGTACGGAGGGTCCTGCCGGATCGACATTATTTCGAGGAAACATTGCTCGCACTGCCGCCTGAAACAATGTCTTGCCATCGGCATGGACAAGAAATG GTTCATGTCGGACGAAATGCGAGccgaattgaaattgaaatctaTCAAGAAATTGAGGAACAACCAGGAGCAACTGATGATTTTGACTCAGaaaatctgccgccaactggGGCCGCCCGAACGACCCACCACGTCACCCTGTCTCATGTTGAATCCCGACCAGGCCAAAGAGATCCACGTCTTGGTCAACCTCTGCCGGAGATCCTACCAAGTGAACGAATACCCCAAACAATATCAATCCAGCGACTGTCACTCGCCGTGTGGCCACACGGCCGTCATCTTCTCCAACGTCATCCTCCGCGTCTTTCACTTTTTGCAGAGCGTACCTCAACTCCAGCACCTGAAAACCTCCAGCCAAATGTCTCTGTTGAAACAACGAGGGATGGAATCGCTGATCGTCATGTCGGCCCTGTCGTTCGACCCCATCGGCCGCGTCTGGAGCAACACGACCAACTACAAAGTCCTGCTGAACGAGCCGTACCCGATTCACGTTTGCGAAAAAGATTTCGAGCGGCTGCACGGCCACTCGGTGATGCGCAAACATTTCGACACCATCAGCTCATTGCTGCTGAGTTTGAACGCCGACGAGCAGATCGTCGTGCTCCTGTCGCTGGTGGCCTTCTTCACGATCGACGACCACCAGAACGGCAATTCCGAAGAAGCTGCTCAGATCCTGGCCATCCAGGAGCATTTTATCGAATTGCTCAAACGCTACGTACACTGGAAAATGGGGCCGGAAATTAGCGAGAACGCCTTTACACGTTTTATCCTCAAGTTGTCCGACGTCCGCGAAGTTCACAACCTTCACAAG gttGCCCAGTTACGTTTGACCAGCGACGAGATCCAGCAGTTGGAGCATCAATTGGGAGGACTGGTTCTGTTGAAAGGCGATTCCCAGCATTAG
- the LOC124340947 gene encoding nucleolar protein 14-like, whose protein sequence is MGKFNAKFGGGKGGMKKKPFIKRNQQKPTDGAVKKGEEKTTAKPLPQKLNPFEVKVNKQKFQVLGRPTKHERGLPGVSRARALEKRKNTLLLEHKNKFRSNKMIDKRLGEKNPTLSVEGKMEMRFLAEKIKGQNKKSKFLLGDDEVLTHRGQTLADIEKFDDPRSDDDEDDEERLGKSFVSDAHFGGGVLKMGDESEETRQNRETLIDNLIAESKKRKEERQKEKEETDDLTDKLDMEFKDVLDVIATIKTPKKSEETPPKLPDSAYDILVRELRFDPRVKPGDKLKSADEIARLEKEKLEKLEADRLKRMKGETETKVIPHRSADDLDDGFSFVPLEPETKTLSFGMNERDDAISPEPANEDDNSEEEDGDEDDEDSNSDGEDSYSDLASSNDEEEEQEDVETKSVEGKVDVQNNKKKAGEIPFVFKVPEEYEEFHQLLQSYSDADQRTVLDRMIKSNHPALTGTNKAKMEKVFAFLMQYIHDIASGDTLNLLNNIVPVVFDLTQLVPSSNIASTLLDVLQEKREELSSLGKKRPVSIATLVFLKLTALIFPASDFRHPITTPAFHVLVEALSSPVTNLQIAHMGLSLCAVAYEYVGFSKRYIPEVLHYLHGLVELAIPRPSHVAAHHLVHPFRPVGVESQLLVLTSDDAKSEIPERLKLIETEFNDQFRATALWVTVRLIADFLGLWNELPSAIDIYHPILESLRKLPMDRYNSQIQESVKSLTTDIEQLASRTRKRLVHEAKKPKPLRLYEPIIDDHFEGRKKRVGSKEKLERDKLQHKIKREMKGAIREIRKDNAFIAREKLKEQIEKDNQRKRKVKELLGSLSNQEGEVRKLKKPKKK, encoded by the exons atgggaaaattcaATGCAAAGTTTGGTGGTGGTAAAGGTGGTATGAAGAAGAAACCTTTTATTAAAAGAAATCAGCAAAAACCAACTGATGGAGCTgtcaaaaaaggagaagaaaagacaaCTGCTAAGCCTCTGCCACAGAAACTAAATCCTTTTGAAGTTAAAGTCAACAAGCAGAAATTTCAAGTCCTAGGTAGGCCCACCAAGCATGAAAGAGGTTTACCTGGAGTCTCACGAGCAAGagcattggaaaaaagaaagaacacaTTGTTGCTTGAACACAAGAACAAATTCAGATCTAATAAGATGATTGACAAGCGACTTggagaaaaaaatccaactctTTCTGTTGAAGGTAAAATGGAAATGAGGTTTCTTGCAGAGAAAATTAAGGGTCAGAACAAG aaATCCAAATTTTTACTTGGTGATGATGAAGTGTTGACTCACAGAGGCCAAACTCTGGCTGACATTGAAAAGTTTGATGACCCAAggagtgatgatgatgaagatgacgagGAAAGACTGGGAAAATCTTTTGTGTCTGATGCTCACTTTGGAGGTGGTGTTTTAAAGATGGGTGACGAATCAGAAGAAACACGTCAAAATCGAGAGACTTTAATTGACAATCTTATCGCCGAGTCTAAAAAACGTAAAGAAGAacgacagaaagaaaaagaagaaactgatGATTTGACCGATAAACTTGACATGGAGTTCAAAGATGTCTTGGACGTTATTGCTACAATTAAAACTCCCAAGAAAAGTGAAGAGACACCTCCCAAGTTACCTGATTCAGCCTATGATATTCTTGTAAGAGAATTGCGCTTTGATCCGAGAGTGAAGCCAGGCGATAAATTGAAAAGTGCTGATGAAATAGCAAGATTAGAGAAGGAGAAGCTAGAAAAACTAGAAGCTGATCGCCTAAAACGAATGAAAGGAGAAACTGAAACCAAAGTAATTCCTCATCGGAGTGCCGATGATCTTGATGACGG TTTTTCCTTTGTTCCCCTGGAGCCGGAAACGAAAACTTTATCGTTTGGAATGAATGAAAGAGATGATGCGATTTCGCCAGAACCTGCAAACGAAGATGACAAttccgaagaagaagatggcgaCGAGGATGACGAAGATAGTAATTCTGATGGTGAAGACAGTTATTCCGACCTGGCTTCTAgtaatgatgaagaagaagagcaggaGGATGTTGAAACGAAATCAGTTGAAGGGAAAGTTGATGtgcaaaacaataaaaagaaggCTGGAGAAATACCCTTTGTATTCAAAG TTCCTGAAGAGTACGAAGAGTTCCACCAACTGTTGCAGTCATATAGCGATGCGGATCAACGAACTGTTCTCGACCGGATGATCAAATCAAACCATCCTGCTCTGACGGGTACCAACAAGGCCAAAATGGAAAAAGTGTTTGCCTTCTTAATGCAGTACATCCACGACATAGCGTCAGGCGACACTTTAAATTTGTTGAACAATATCGTACCCGTTGTGTTTGACTTAACCCAACTAGTACCATCTAGCAATATTGCATCAACGTTGTTGGATGTCcttcaagaaaaaagagaggagcTTTCTTCTCTGGGGAAAAAGCGACCTGTTTCCATAGCAACG CTTGTTTTCCTTAAGTTGACCGCCCTTATCTTTCCTGCATCTGACTTTCGGCATCCAATTACTACACCGGCCTTTCACGTACTCGTTGAGGCACTCTCAAGTCCAGTCACCAATCTTCAGATCGCTCATATGGGACTTAGTTTATGTGCAGTAGCTTATGAG TATGTGGGCTTCAGTAAACGATACATCCCGGAAGTTCTTCACTATCTTCATGGTCTAGTTGAACTGGCAATACCTCGTCCATCTCATGTGGCTGCACATCATTTGGTGCATCCATTTCGTCCAGTCGGAGTGGAATCACAGCTTCTGGTTTTAACCAGTGATGATGCCAA atCAGAAATTCCAGAACGGCTCAAACTTATAGAAACTGAATTCAACGACCAATTCCGTGCAACTGCATTATGGGTTACTGTCCGTCTGATTGCTGATTTCTTAGGTTTGTGGAATGAACTCCCATCAGCCATAGATATTTATCATCCCATATTGGAAAGCCTACGCAAGCTTCCAATGGATCGCTACAACAGTCAAATCCAGGAGTCCGTCAAAAGCCTTACAACTGATATAGAGCAGTTAGCAAGCAGGACAAGAAAACGTTTAGTTCACGAAGCTAAGAAACCCAAACCATTGCGGTTATATGAACCGATCATCGATGATCA CTTTGAAGGGCGGAAGAAAAGAGTtggttcaaaagaaaaactggaacGTGATAAATTGCAACACAAAATTAAGCGGGAGATGAAGGGAGCCATACGAGAGATTCGCAAGGACAATGCATTCATCGCTAGAGAGAAGCTCAAAGAGCAAATAGAAAA GGACAATCAGCGCAAACGCAAAGTTAAGGAATTGCTAGGATCTCTGTCTAACCAGGAAGGAGAAGTCCGAAAGCTGAAGAaaccgaagaagaaataa
- the LOC124341869 gene encoding E3 ubiquitin-protein ligase TM129-like: MIEFTVFYLIFVFCFIFPPSAFVSAGITVSNLFDSWLGSEDLQFVQYHLSRTLATVIIHSLLPLGFFGGVLLVEGYAQLLLLVQTPLGLGFLSLSVLLPAAAAFKVFFWWTNNWSSHPLVNSLTSYANNGRQWNDVASEINAEFRRIDKVTVRTNPVSKTVVTNSWIIKVEPYVVQVAHQNHVSLQLENAEEHTYTADSQTAQYLWVNVEHIQTKQKLFTIRLNAVDYADMQDRLQTRISNVRGLLINQDVHARFSKVFIEEVSLNPVFQSQEEMDPCLGCAVNSANIRLIRRCLPTGNNDGCTPCFCRPMWCIHCLSKWFSARQDAEHPESWLMSRCPCPTCRSPFCILDVSLVETVENI, encoded by the exons ATGATTGAATTCAcggttttctatttgattttcgTCTTCTGCTTCATTTTCCCTCCAAGTGCGTTTGTTAGTGCCGGCATAACGGTTTCAAATCTATTTGATTCTTGGCTCGGAAGTGAAGACCTTCAGTTTGTGCAGTACCATTTAAGTCGAACATTGGCTACTGTAATCATCCACAGTCTCTTACCACTTGGATTCTTTGGTGGAGTCCTTCTTGTTGAAGGCTATGCGCAGCTGTTGTTATTAGTTCAAACTCCACTTGGACTAGGATTTCTCAGCTTATCTGTCCTCCTtccagcagctgctgcattCAAAGTATTTTTCTGGTGGACAAACAATTGGAGTTCTCACCCACTTGTAAATTCATTGACCTCTTATGCAAATAATGGGAGACAGTGGAATGATGTAGCATCTGAAATCAATGCTGAATTCAGAAG GATAGACAAGGTCACAGTCCGCACCAATCCAGTTTCTAAAACTGTTGTGACCAATTCATGGATTATCAAAGTTGAACCTTATGTGGTGCAAGTAGCGCATCAGAATCATGTATCCTTACAGCTGGAAAATGCTGAAGAACACACATACACTGCTGATAGTCAAACAGCTCAATACTTATGGGTGAATGTAGAGCACattcaaaccaaacaaaaattgtttacCATTCGTCTCAACGCCGTTGACTATGCAGACATGCAAGACAGACTGCAAACTCGTATCAGTAATGTTCGGGGATTATTAATTAATCAG GACGTTCATGCgcgtttttctaaagtttTCATTGAAGAAGTTAGCTTGAACCCAGTTTTTCAAAGCCAAGAG GAAATGGATCCGTGTTTAGGTTGTGCAGTCAACAGTGCAAATATCCGTCTAATACGAAGATGCTTGCCTACCGGAAATAATGATGGTTGTACTCCGTGTTTCTGTCGACCCATGTGGTGCATACATTGCCTTAGTAAATG GTTCTCCGCCAGACAAGATGCTGAACATCCTGAATCGTGGTTAATGTCTCGCTGCCCCTGCCCAACATGTCGCAGCCCATTTTGCATTCTCGATGTTAGTTTAGTTGAAACCGTAGAAAATATTTaa
- the LOC124341691 gene encoding uncharacterized protein LOC124341691, producing the protein MADQCPYLEKLASLNSEKRNGSSANKTVAEGRLLQLLEGQTVPVQMDNLPTVPPSWYNPIKFQQGQNFARRHFAGISLAHFVSLITMLTSPQILKPLIFTQKSETVLKSFKRYVGTVVHVTSWYFGDVWQKDDPARRSIQMVRNMHDHASRQINHPDRRPQVDNTAMAECGQPFDDPSMLPCLQMDTQELAGCPYVELRRQVNSNQEDPYVYFNQFDMADSQFAFVGVIVLFPHKFGATYATDDELRGFIHFWRCIGYLLGIEDRFNFCDDDNLDLTRDLCRQYLDKMIKPALKDASAEFEHMARAVAKGASLYYPGVSFESLFAYYANVVGLPNTNFVKHMQIFQWFYFWYLRLVFSVLCWIPGVIRLFSAMTLFAIGLVVARSDTASWWPKSWKPPQVGGLDVFWNLTSKAKEEKSPQ; encoded by the exons ATGGCTGATCAATGTCCCTATCTCGAGAAATTGGCGTCCTTGAATTCTGAGAAACGGAATGGAAGCAGTGCCAACAAAACTGTTGCTGAGGGAAGATTACTCCAACTGCTAGAAG GACAGACGGTGCCAGTTCAAATGGACAATTTACCTACTGTACCGCCATCTTGGTACAATCCGATTAAATTTCAACAAGGCCAAAATTTTGCCCGCCGGCATTTTGCGGGCATTTCATTAGCTCACTTCGTGTCCCTCATCACCATGCTAACATCCCCTCAAATTCTCAAG CCGCTCATTTTTACGCAAAAATCCGAGACTGTCTTGAAATCTTTCAAACGTTACGTTGGTACGGTAGTTCACGTAACGTCCTGGTATTTTGGAGACGTGTGGCAGAAGGATGATCCAGCTCGACGATCCATCCAGATGGTGCGTAACATGCACGATCACGCATCTCGCCAAATCAATCATCCCGATCGACGGCCGCAAGTTGACAACACGGCGATGGCTGAATGTGGTCAACCTTTCGATGACCCTTCAATGCTACCATGTCTTCAAATGGACACTCAAGAGTTGGCCGGATGTCCGTACGTTGAACTGAGACGTCAAGTCAACAGCAATCAGGAAGATCCTTACGTCTACTTCAATCAATTCGACATGGCCGATTCTCAATTCGCTTTCGTTGGGGTAATTGTTCTCTTTCCACACAAATTCGGTGCCACCTACGCTACTGACGACGAACTCCGGGGATTCATCCATTTCTGGCGATGCATAG gATATTTACTTGGCATTGAAGACCGTTTTAACTTTTGCGACGACGACAATTTGGACCTCACAAGGGACCTGTGCCGTCAATACCTGGACAAA ATGATTAAACCGGCCTTGAAGGATGCCTCAGCTGAATTCGAGCATATGGCAAGAGCAGTGGCGAAAGGAGCAAGTTTGTACTATCCGGGTGTATCCTTTGAGAGTCTGTTTGCATATTACGCAAACGTTGTTGGTTTACCAAACACTAATTTCGTTAAGCACATGCAGATCTTCCAGTGGTTCTACTTTTGGTATTTACGTCTAGTGTTCTCTGTCCTTTGTTGGATTCCAGGAGTCATCCGGTTATTTAGTGCAATGACACTCTTTGCCATCGGCTTGGTTGTGGCTCGATCAGACACTGCCAGTTGGTGGCCAAAGAGCTGGAAACCGCCACAGGTTGGCGGACTCGACGTATTTTGGAATTTAACATCCAAAGCTAAAGAGGAGAAAAGTCCACAATAA